The candidate division KSB1 bacterium genomic interval CGTACTGAGCCAACGTGCGCACATCCCACCTTCCCAGCCTGGATCGCACGATCTCCCTGTTCCAGAGATCCCCCTGTTCAAGAAGAGCCGGCCACTCCTCGGGGGAAAGCGAAGGCATGGTCCGGAGCTGATCGTAAACCCTCTGGAGGGTTTCGGGGTTGAACCGGATGTCCAGGTAAAGGCGGAGGGAATCGGCGTGGGCCTGGGCCACTCGCTTGCGCTTCTGGTAGAGGGCGTAGCTGAGAAGGTTATCCCGATGCTTCCGATACTCGGTCTCGATAAGGAAAGGGTTGGTGACCCGATCCTCGACACGCAGTACGCTGTATCCCTGCGCGGTGCGCACGGGCCCGACGAGCTCCCCGACGACAGCCGTGTAGGCCGCCTCTTCAAACGCTGGGTCCATGTCGCCTACGGAGAAATACCCAAGATCGCCCCCTGTGTCCCGCAGCTGGGGATCGGTGAAGACCTGAGGCGCCAACTGCTCAAAAGTTGCCCCACGGCGCAGGGCGATCAGCAGGCTCTCCGCCTCCGCCCTCGAGGCCGCGTAGAGGTGGCGCGCCCGGACGCGGGTGTTCAATCGCCGGTAGAGCTCCATTAGCTCCTCTTCGGACACCCTGACACGCGGGAAAACCCTCTCCTCAAGGTAGCCGTCGAGGAGCTCCTGGATACGGATTCTCTCCAGCTCGAACCGTCCTGTGGAATCACGGTCGTAGCTGCGCCGTCGAGCTTCGATGAGGAGCAGCTCTTCTTCGATCATCTGGTCGAGGAGGCGTCGGCGCGTCTGCAGGTTGTCTGGCAGGGAGAGACGCTGGCGGAGAGAGGAAAGTCGGCGCGAAAATTCCTGCGCCGTGATGGCTCGGCGCCCGACGACCGCCAGGACCTCGCCGCGCTCACGGGCACAGGCCAGCAAGACGGCCACCGCGAACCCCCACACGAGGACACGGAACCGCCGCCCCACCGGCTGAGGCGAACGTCCGCACCCACTGGCCGGTACACAGCCGCCCATGGGGCACCCTCCCTTCAAGGCCCTGGCCGAACACCTGTCAACGATACAATGACGGTCTCAACACCGCAATCCTGTTTCCGTTGTAAAACCGTTGGCTTGGCTTCACCCAACCTGCGCCGGGGGCCGCAAGGCAAACCTTCTCCCCACGGGACAAATGGCTTGACAGGCGCAAGCCCCAGGCCTAAATTAACTTCGGAGAGGGGATAAGCGCTTCCGTGTGCGAATGTAGGGGCGACGGACGAGCTCTTACCACGGAGGAGGGCTGCCTCAGGTTCGATGGCGACGATCCAGGAAAAGCGCCAGGCCGTACAAAGGATCCTCCAGAGCAGGGAGTTCGAAAACTCTCCGGTATCGGCCAGACTTCTCCAGTACCTGTGCGACTGCGCCCTGAGAGAGACCACACCTAAAGAAACGACGATCGCCATCGAGGTGTTCGGGAAAGACCCGAGCTTCGATTCGAGCAAAGATTCCACCGTCCGCTATCACGTCCACCTGCTTCGTCGCAAGCTCCACAAGTACTACCAGGAGGAGGGGCGCCACGAGAAGCTGCGCGTGGTCATCCCGAAGGGGCACTACCGCATTGACTTCACGCCGGCGCCGAAGAGCCTGCCATCGCGAGTCGGATCGCTTGTCCCGGTCATTCGGAAATGGTCTTTAGCCATTATTGGTGTATTGCTGGGAGTCGTAGCGATACTTGCGCTTCTCCTCGTCCGTTCCACAAAGCCGCCCGTCGGTCAGATTCGTTGGCCCCAGCCCGTCAGGCCGGACGACAAAATCTGGGCTCCGTTCTTCGCCAATGGCTACCCGGTGCTACTCGTGGTGGGCGACGATTTTCTTCTCGACGAGTACTGCCCGGAGTACCAACGCTATCGGCAGATCCGCGATTGGCAGATCGACTCCGAAAATGACCTCGCCGAATTCCTCGTCCGCTTCCCGAACGCGCGCCTATGGAAGTCGGAGATCACCGGCTTTCCCGTCAATGGCATCTGGAACCTGATGGATCTCCTTCCCATCATCTACCAGTTCCAGCCGAACGTGACCGTGGCGATGTCTTCGAGCCTGACGCTGGAGCAGCTCCGCGGCCACAACATGATCTACTTCGGCGAGTTCAAGAACCTCCGTATCCTCAACAAGATCTTCAATCGCCTCCCTGTACGCTACCAATACCATCCGGAGGAAGAGCTTTATCTTCTGAACGACCGCGGTGATACAACTCAGGCGTTTCACCGGATCCAGGCACCCTACGCCGCGCGGGATAAGTACAACATCGATTATTCGATGCTGGTGAAGATGCCGGGGTTGGTAGGTGAGAACCTGATGTTCATCGTCGGATTTGGGTACAGCGGCCGACTGGAGAGGACAAAGATGCTGGCCGACTCGGCCCTCCGTGCCGCGTTCGTCAAGCAGGTGGAAAAGCTTGTGGGACGCTTTCCCCCGTACTTCGTGGCCCTTTTCGAGGTCAAGAGCATCGAGCGGACCGGCTTCAGCAACGAGCTCAGGTACTTCCGCGAGCTCCCGCCGGACTTTTTCAGTCCCTAGCGGTCACATCTTGCCCTGAAGAGCCGGGGCTTCGGGTATGGGGGCAGGG includes:
- a CDS encoding peptidylprolyl isomerase, coding for MGGCVPASGCGRSPQPVGRRFRVLVWGFAVAVLLACARERGEVLAVVGRRAITAQEFSRRLSSLRQRLSLPDNLQTRRRLLDQMIEEELLLIEARRRSYDRDSTGRFELERIRIQELLDGYLEERVFPRVRVSEEELMELYRRLNTRVRARHLYAASRAEAESLLIALRRGATFEQLAPQVFTDPQLRDTGGDLGYFSVGDMDPAFEEAAYTAVVGELVGPVRTAQGYSVLRVEDRVTNPFLIETEYRKHRDNLLSYALYQKRKRVAQAHADSLRLYLDIRFNPETLQRVYDQLRTMPSLSPEEWPALLEQGDLWNREIVRSRLGRWDVRTLAQYARFTSATQRGWIRNLENLQDFIAGLVIRAHLLEQAKRMGLERRRDYRAKVAEAWEGYLLERMASAIDSAIVIPPDTLLAFYNGHPELFQQPERLRLALIALEDTATAKEVARRLQRGEDFGQLARRFSIDRRSAERGGEVGFFVRAELGGFADRLFAAPVGSWLGPVRVGPRIFFLKSLEKLPARRLSFQEALPEVQRTLKPFWRDRVRKQLLDQVREQVRIVRYDERLQSLAAVRVASEGKGK